CAATCAATATAATCACTTAAAATATTTAAATCCAACAAATAAATGTTCACACCACTTTGCACGGGTGGACATGGCACAAAACTATTCCAATCAATTTTAAACTTGTTATTCCTGGCTTCTTCAATGCTGATTTTTTCTCTCTCCGCATTTCTCTTCATTCTTTGCTGACGTACTGCCTCGTAATCCGTCTTAATGCCTTCAAGATATTTTTCTTTGAAAATTAAATCGTCTGACAATAAATTAGAAACAACAGTCACAGCTCGTGAAGCGTCCAGTACGTGCACCACCGGAGCATCATATTCAGGTTCAATTCTTAAAGCGGTATGAAGTTTTGAAGTAGTGGCGCCGCCAATCAACAAAGGAATATTCAGATTCCTCTTTTTCATTTCTGAGGCAACATATACCATCTCATCCAGTGAGGGTGTTATCAATCCACTCAATCCAATTGCGTCTGCACCAATTTCAATCGCCTTGTCGAGTATTTTATTACACGGAACCATTACTCCAAGATCATGGATTTCGTATGAGTTACAGGCCAGCACAACACCCACAATATTTTTACCAATATCATGCACATCACCTTTCACTGTAGCCATCAGTATCTTACCCTTTGCCTTTTGGGCATCCTCTTTATCTTGTTCCATATAGGGAGTGAGATAAGCAACTGCCTGCTTCATCACCCTTGCACTTTTTACTACTTGCGGCAAAAACATTTTTCCTGCTCCAAACAAATCTCCAACCTCATTCATTCCATCCATCAAAGGACCTTCAATGACAAATAAAGGTCTCCTTAATTTTATTCTGGCTTCTTCGGCATCCTGGACTACAAATTCAGAAATTCCTTTTACCAATGCATATTTTAATCGTTCCTCTACACTCCTTTGCCTCCATTCTTCTTCCGCTTTTTGGACTCTTTTGTCACCTTTTTTTAAAGTCTCTGCATACTGAGTCAATCGTTCTGTTGCTTCAGGCCTTCTGTTAAAAAGTACATCTTCTACCAGAACAAGCAAATCCTTTGGGATCTCATCATAGACATCAATCATCCCTGCATTTACAATACCCATGTCCATTCCGGCTTTGATTGCATGAAACAAAAATGCTGAATGCATGGCCTGCCTGATAATTTCATTTCCCCGATAAGAAAAAGAAAGATTACTAACCCCTCCACTTATTTTAGATCCGGGACATTGCTCCTTGATTTGTCTCGTCGCTTCGATATAATTTATTGCATATTCATTATGCTCTTCTATACCGGTTGCAACGGCAAAAATGTTGGGATCAAAAATGATGTCCTCAGGTGGAAAGCCAACACGCTGAATCAACAGATCATAAGCCCTTTTACAAATTTCCACCTTTCGCTTAATCGTATCTGCTTGGCCTTCTTCATCAAACGCCATCACCACAACGGCAGCACCATAATTTCTTACTTTTCGTGCCTGATACAAAAATGACTCTTCTCCTTCCTTCAGGGAAATAGAATTGACCACCGATTTGCCTTGAAGACATTTCAATCCGGCTTCAATTACTTTCCATTTGGAAGAATCAACCATCACTGGAACTTTAACAATATCTGGTTCTGATCCTATCAAATGAAGAAACTCTACCATGGCTTTTTCTCCATCCAAAAGTCCTTCATCCATGTTCACATCTATGATCTGCGCACCCGCCTCGACCTGCTGATAGGCCACACTGATTGCCTCTTCCATTTTATTCCCCAAAATCATCTTGGCAAATGCTTTGGAGCCTGTTACATTGGTGCGCTCTCCAATGTTTACAAAATTTAGTTCGGGCCTGAAAATTAAAGGTTCTAAACCTGACAAGGTAGTATACCTGTCTCTCTTCTCAGGAATTACTCTTGGCGCCATACCCTTCATGGCTTCTGCCATTTGTCGGATGTGGTCCGGTGTAGTACCACAACATCCACCAACTAGGTTCACCAAACCTTCACTTGCAAAATTTCTCAAAAAGTCTTTCATTTCTTCCGGACTCTGATCATATCCGCCCAATTCATTCGGCAATCCGGCATTGGGATAAGAACTAATTCTGCAATTGGCAATT
This region of Candidatus Vicinibacter affinis genomic DNA includes:
- the metH gene encoding methionine synthase, which produces MTTYEETIHLLNQEASKRIMILDGAMGTMIQRYPLTEEDFKGDKFKNHEHDLKGNNELLSITRPDVIVEIHKAYLEAGADIIETNTFSANAISQADYQLSEYSYELNVASAKIARQAVEEFLLEQKLKGLEMSPRFVAGALGPTNRTASLSPDVNRPGFRAISFDELKEAYFEQALGLVDGGADILMVETIFDTLNAKAALFALSELFEQKKRKWPVIVSGTITDASGRTLSGQTVEAFYISMSHVDMFAIGLNCALGAKEMKPHLAALSKIANCRISSYPNAGLPNELGGYDQSPEEMKDFLRNFASEGLVNLVGGCCGTTPDHIRQMAEAMKGMAPRVIPEKRDRYTTLSGLEPLIFRPELNFVNIGERTNVTGSKAFAKMILGNKMEEAISVAYQQVEAGAQIIDVNMDEGLLDGEKAMVEFLHLIGSEPDIVKVPVMVDSSKWKVIEAGLKCLQGKSVVNSISLKEGEESFLYQARKVRNYGAAVVVMAFDEEGQADTIKRKVEICKRAYDLLIQRVGFPPEDIIFDPNIFAVATGIEEHNEYAINYIEATRQIKEQCPGSKISGGVSNLSFSYRGNEIIRQAMHSAFLFHAIKAGMDMGIVNAGMIDVYDEIPKDLLVLVEDVLFNRRPEATERLTQYAETLKKGDKRVQKAEEEWRQRSVEERLKYALVKGISEFVVQDAEEARIKLRRPLFVIEGPLMDGMNEVGDLFGAGKMFLPQVVKSARVMKQAVAYLTPYMEQDKEDAQKAKGKILMATVKGDVHDIGKNIVGVVLACNSYEIHDLGVMVPCNKILDKAIEIGADAIGLSGLITPSLDEMVYVASEMKKRNLNIPLLIGGATTSKLHTALRIEPEYDAPVVHVLDASRAVTVVSNLLSDDLIFKEKYLEGIKTDYEAVRQQRMKRNAEREKISIEEARNNKFKIDWNSFVPCPPVQSGVNIYLLDLNILSDYIDWTPFFQSWELAGKYPAILQDEVVGVEAQKLFNDAKALLNKIVSEKLIQAKAEVGIFPANSLGDDLILYNSDVRDHELIKLHHLRQQVKKASGQANLCLSDFIAPVESGKKDFVGAFAVSAGFGVEELVGEYERAHDDYHAIMVKAIADRFAEAAAEYMHAKVRKEIWGYASDEMLDNDSLIKEKYAGVRPAPGYPACPDHTEKKLLWSLLDVEDKIGITLTESMAMHPAASVSGWYFAHPDSKYFGISEIHEDQLTDYCTRKKWDLSTGKKWLGPILQ